Proteins encoded by one window of Halictus rubicundus isolate RS-2024b chromosome 18, iyHalRubi1_principal, whole genome shotgun sequence:
- the Lft gene encoding limb expression 1 family member lowfat, translating to MQGIMPVKTKSRVPENMGITGGLVDARDKQVLKEAVDAVVNSFAKHTQGYGRVNVVEALQEFWQMKQSRGTELRNGALVIYESVPGTSPPYVCYVTLPGGSCFGSFQNCPTKAEARRSAAKIALMNSVFNEHPARKITDDFIEKAVAEARASFAKPSATSNGVGNQAQGSGDEKEDPNTGIGAFRFMLECNRGRTMLEFQELMTVFQLLHWNGSLKAMRERQCSRQEVVAHYSHRALDDDMRSQMALDWVAREHESGGGVVAMELALAERELETARLAGRELRFPKEKKDILMLAHAQVCPQ from the exons ATGCAGggcataatgccagttaaaacAAAATCCCGTGTCCCTGAAAATATGGGTATCACAGGTGGACTGGTTGATGCTAGGGACAAACAAGTGTTAAAGGAAGCCGTGGATGCTGTTGTTAATAGTTTTGCAAAGCACACACAAGGCTATGGAAGAG TGAATGTAGTAGAGGCTCTGCAAGAGTTTTGGCAAATGAAACAGAGTAGAGGAACAGAACTTAGAAACGGAGCTTTAGTTATATACGAATCTGTACCTGGTACCAGCCCACCTTACGTGTGTTACGTAACTCTCCCTGGAGGATCTTGTTTTGGTAGTTTCCAGAATTGCCCAACTAAGGCAGAAGCACGTAGATCGGCAGCAAAAATTGCTCTAATGAATTCTGTTTTCAACGAACATCCAGCAAGAAAGATAACGGACGACTTTATAGAAAAAGCTGTTGCAGAAGCAAGAGCTAGTTTTGCCAAGCCTTCTGCAACATCCAACGGAGTTGGCAATCAGGCACAA GGAAGCGGAGATGAGAAAGAGGATCCAAACACAGGAATAGGTGCATTTCGTTTTATGTTAGAATGCAATCGTGGAAGAACAATGTTAGAGTTTCAAGAATTAATGACGGTTTTTCAATTGCTCCACTGGAATGGATCATTAAAGGCAATGAGGGAAAGACAATGTAGCAGACAAGAAGTAGTTGCTCATTATAGTCACCGAGCGTTAGATGACGATATGCGTAGTCAAATGGCATTAGATTGGGTCGCAAGAGAGCATGAAAGTGGTGGTGGTGTTGTTGCTATGGAATTGGCACTAGCTGAGAGAGAACTCGAGACAGCGCGTTTAGCTGGAAGAGAACTTAGATTTCCTAAAGAGAAAAAGGACATACTGATGCTTGCACACGCTCAAGTATGCCCTCAGTAA
- the Clpp gene encoding caseinolytic protease proteolytic subunit, with protein sequence MLLRRINRLLQISIPAQKISSRYLNFVPVVVEQSGRGERAYDIYSRLLKERIICLMGPITDNVSSVVVAQLLFLQSESSKKPIHMYINSPGGSVTAGLGIYDTMQYVLPPVATWCVGQACSMASLLLAAGAKGMRHSLPNARIMTHQPSGGVSGQATDIQIQAIEILKLKKQINNLYVKHTGMDLQKIEGCMERDTFMSPDQAKEFGIIDKVLAHPMQEEEVKDMKLPETTPELTTQP encoded by the exons ATGTTATTAAGAAGAATAAACAGGTTACTACAAATTTCT ATTCCTGCTCAAAAGATCAGTAgtcgatatttaaattttgtACCTGTCGTAGTAGAACAAAGTGGAAGAGGTGAACGAGCATATGACATCTACTCGCGTCTCTTAAAAGAACGAATTATTTGCCTAATGGGACCG ATCACAGACAATGTGTCTTCCGTTGTAGTAGCTCAACTATTATTTCTTCAATCAGAAAGTAGTAAAAAGCCAATACATATGTACATTAATTCACCCGGAGGCAGTGTAACAGCTGGTCTCGGTATATACGATACCATGCAATATGTTCTGCCTCCTGTTGCAACATGGTGTGTAGGACAAGCTTGTTCCATGGCAAGTTTATTGTTGGCTGCAGGTGCAAAAGGCATGCGCCATTCGTTACCTAATGCAAGGATCATGACGCATCAACCTTCAGGAGGAGTATCTGGTCAAGCCACGGACATACAAATACAAGCAATAGAAATTCTGAAGCTTAAAAAGCAAATAAACAATCTGTATGTAAAACATACTGGCATGGATTTGCAGAAGATAG AAGGTTGTATGGAAAGGGATACTTTCATGAGTCCTGATCAAGCAAAAGAGTTCGGAATAATTGACAAGGTACTAGCACATCCTATGCAAGAGGAGGAAGTCAAGGATATGAAATTGCCAGAAACTACTCCTGAACTTACTACACAACCTTAA
- the LOC143363010 gene encoding adenylate cyclase type 10, producing the protein MNEDHGLVPIDSNRDASYYWNPVVPHYAASVRDLRQDVHKMIKQEDQLDEKRRRRALELKLEQHTKIFASMCPDEILDHYDNYGTRMYYTTLMLGDVSGFTDLAEKYTKTGKGGPSKLTETLNSYIGAMVQEILSHNGDVLKFSGDAFIVMWKLSNGTMMRDLAIEAMQTACIIQKHFGTYDTEVGVTLRVKLAIASGRTYFTNIGDPETMSHYIITGKPVWDVKFAEGLCRGGDILVAPSSWQWVNPNEYVHETLSDGVHTLIIACTSSWYHSRDDDLPTSTEEEDVDRLDYRGSVFLSKTVVESEAEAIVNLGSNLDTEKFRQIDYTLRPKVVKIAKARLKDVLRSYMLRPVIRSVEMDEPMEYLTEMRQVVILFINVLTSTVGKKTLITLVNSAYKLVCRIVGGMHGCVNKTSLFDKDLMFLCVFGLRGDKHELESQIGLKCAAKVRTGLLSLDNVKSVTVSVTTGMTYCGVVGHILRREYTVIGMSVNKAARLMVAYRDKVVCDRESFLHSHLEARHFILQEPRYLKGITNVGPIYEFQEQPNMTDHVWNKYPLLGREAEIERFHKLLAKLLEHSTTSKSDDTRPKYNTLIIKGEPRIGKTKLLDEFTQNVPLGVHNNYVTLRSDNVKAPYSLILMIFSISLSFSVSTTRKEREDRLLQRLGQVRQTYFLCSLNQPFNVHFPVSRRYNSLTETEKWKILRKFLLKLLKGCFTELWVIIIDDAEYSDIESLQLFDVLTKRDMVFYVLGIGRKLGTEFQIHPNVLRRAKIIELHGIDRWFHAGLACQTLNVSGVPAELEKLIQEKSFGNPGWIESYLVSLLQAGGLEIIMISKHEAIQTGYVLPPLIMLKRYSPSKRSFLTDNERRDRWQMYRSSFKDSMMSLIEENIPRSVHKTQSSTIDETLIAVCKISDKFIYDDVDTEITMDVMILKLFDSLTPLDQLLLKCASVIGETVNRHMLENLMNLSVKKEIGLAIAKLFEIRVFGCATGDFSNYSGPIIFIQNMRNPLSESGIFCNCIGLTIPVELEDLPKYASCGLMRFKMTMFRDTTYRLLTENQKMELHNQALKYLKQYTKRCLSCGEGQFAKLLGKVSKREDRVRRPTVIEEMFGSVEFETMHDVKETENVNSRRWLSCLDMFKSVERSPTVTFSDTDFSGCQCDLILMTVYTQMLDHCRGIGKIEMTMTAILEFAEICLVNSNIPQARKLLVESEEILKQLFQKTEDEIVLLPYLHSKIQTLQGQCYLESGSLFEAENILMTALNNLGYKFPKIEMMIDIKSIEELLKLRWRLKRWDQPEVLDDRLIPEGSITETVDYIEQLAECLAQMFDLFRIKGMKKHARLAAIWGLNTALKTKGNFVVLSTSYANMLITAHMYQDRSIIPSLEEKSLDICRQSRDAIEAQELNMIAQLYAGIFFSRWVNGQITKAIKIGFICCRMAATIGSTFLKLLIMPRLTHLLMLSCRHSEAICQLRELEFESINDQDKSGRTWYYALCADLQLDTGIALLPFKTCEQYYLREGESIISLHDPEAERRYFISMWLWCIRTEQWEASKIWERQSVTERPIMDEHIVAATITALKRLEGSLILYVHKLNSRNTDASTTLSQIKGMFREMKMITKIVKITIPRCLLLKAYYYMIKFQKKIAMKLLKRLKRICLKVENEMIYAWALHLEKVWSGSLSPVKEDRWKEVEEKKLQAWPEINASEPTMLNFTFPLPNDPN; encoded by the exons ATGAACGAAGACCACGGTCTAGTCCCCATAGATTCCAACAGGGACGCCTCGTATTATTGG AATCCGGTGGTGCCTCACTACGCTGCTTCAGTGAGGGATCTGCGGCAAGATGTCCACAAGATGATAAAACAAGAAG ATCAACTGGACGAGAAGCGGAGGAGACGAGCGCTGGAATTGAAATTGGAACAGCATACGAAAATATTCGCCTCCATGTGTCCAGACGAAATTCTGGACCATTACGACAACTATGGAACTAGGATGTACTATACCACCTTGATGCTTGGCGACGTATCAG GGTTCACGGATCTCGCGGAGAAGTACACGAAGACGGGCAAGGGCGGGCCCTCGAAGTTGACGGAGACGCTGAACAGCTATATCGGCGCCATGGTGCAGGAAATACTGTCGCATAACGGCGACGTGTTGAAGTTCTCCGGCGACGCGTTCATAGTCATGTGGAAGTTGAGCAACGGCACGATGATGCGCGATCTGGCGATAGAGGCGATGCAGACTGCCTGCATTATCCAGAAACACTTCGGCACTTACGACACCGAAGTCGGTGTCACGCTCAGAG TGAAACTGGCGATAGCCTCCGGAAGAACGTACTTCACGAACATCGGAGACCCGGAGACCATGTCTCATTACATCATCACCGGGAAACCAGTGTGGGACGTCAAGTTTGCCGAAGGTCTCTGCCG TGGCGGCGACATTCTGGTGGCACCTAGTAGCTGGCAGTGGGTGAACCCGAACGAATACGTGCACGAGACGCTGTCGGACGGCGTGCACACTTTGATCATAGCGTGCACCAGCTCGTGGTACCATTCTAGGGATGACGATCTACCCACCAGCACCGAGG AGGAGGACGTGGATCGCTTAGACTACCGCGGCTCGGTGTTCTTGTCGAAGACAGTGGTAGAATCCGAAGCCGAAGCGATAGTCAACCTGGGCAGCAATTTAGATACGGAAAAGTTCCGGCAAATCGATTACACCC TGCGACCGAAAGTTGTGAAGATAGCGAAGGCTCGTCTGAAGGACGTTCTGAGGAGCTACATGCTGAGGCCAGTGATCCGATCGGTGGAGATGGACGAGCCTATGGAGTATCTGACGGAGATGAGACAAGTGGTGATCCTGTTCATCAACGTCCTAACGTCGACGGTCGGCAAGAAAACGCTGATCACCTTGGTCAACTCGGCGTACAAACTGGTGTGCAG GATCGTCGGCGGAATGCACGGATGCGTGAACAAGACGTCCCTGTTCGACAAGGACCTGATGTTCCTCTGCGTGTTCGGTTTGCGGGGCGACAAACACGAGCTGGAATCACAGATCGGGTTGAAGTGCGCGGCAAAGGTGCGGACTGGACTCCTGTCCTTGGACAACGTGAAGTCCGTGACCGTGAGCGTGACAACGGGAATGACTTACTGCGGAGTGGTGGGTCACATACTCCGAAGAGAGTACACCGTGATCGGGATGTCGGTGAACAAGGCTGCGAGGCTGATGGTCGCTTATCGGGACAAA GTGGTCTGCGACCGAGAAAGCTTCCTCCATTCTCATCTCGAGGCCAGGCACTTCATTTTACAGGAGCCAAGATACTTAAAGGGGATCACGAACGTAGGCCCGATATACGAGTTTCAGGAGCAGCCGAA CATGACGGATCATGTGTGGAACAAGTACCCGTTGCTCGGCAGAGAAGCCGAAATAGAGAGGTTCCACAAACTGCTGGCGAAGCTGCTGGAGCATTCTACTACGAGCAAGTCGGATGATACGAGACCTAAATACAATACGCTGATTATCAA GGGTGAGCCAAGGATAGGCAAGACAAAGCTGCTGGACGAGTTCACGCAGAACGTTCCGCTTGGAGTGCACAACAACTATGTTACATTGAGATCCGACAACGTCAAG GCCCCGTACAGTTTGATTCTCATGATATTCTCGATATCGTTGTCTTTCTCCGTCTCGACGACGCGCAAAGAACGCGAGGACAGGCTGCTTCAACGGCTGGGCCAGGTGCGCCAGACCTACTTCCTCTGCTCCCTCAATCAGCCCTTCAACGTGCATTTCCCCGTGTCTCGACGGTACAACAGCCTGACCGAGACAGAGAAGTGGAAGATTCTACGAAAGTTCCTGCTGAAGTTGCTGAAGGGCTGCTTCACGGAGCTCTGGGTGATCATCATCGACGACGCCGAGTACAGCGACATCGAGTCTCTTCAGCTATTCGACGTTCTGACGAAGAGGGACATGGTTTTCTATGTGCTGGGCATCGGCCGGAAACTGGGGACCGAATTTCAGATTCATCCTAACGTCCTGCGCAGAGCCAAA ATTATAGAACTTCACGGTATAGACAGATGGTTCCACGCGGGTCTCGCTTGTCAGACGCTGAACGTGAGCGGTGTACCCGCTGAACTTGAGAA ACTCATACAAGAGAAGAGCTTCGGCAATCCAGGCTGGATCGAGAGCTACTTGGTGAGCCTGTTGCAAGCGGGAGGTCTGGAAATCATAATGATCAGTAAGCACGAAGCTATACAAACGGGCTACGTGTTGCCCCCACTGATCATGTTGAAAAG ATATTCACCCTCGAAAAGGTCATTCCTCACGGACAACGAACGCAGGGACAGGTGGCAGATGTACCGGTCGAGTTTCAAG GACAGCATGATGTCGCTGATAGAAGAGAACATTCCCAGGAGCGTGCACAAAACGCAATCGTCGACCATCGACGAGACCTTGATCGCAGTTTGTAAAATCTCGGACAAGTTCATATACGATGACGTCGACACCGAGATCACGATGGACG TTATGATCTTGAAGCTCTTCGACTCCCTGACACCTCTGGACCAGCTCCTGCTGAAGTGCGCGTCCGTGATCGGCGAGACAGTGAACCGACACATGCTGGAGAATCTGATGAACCTATCGGTGAAAAAAGAAATCGGTCTAG CTATCGCGAAGCTGTTCGAGATACGGGTGTTCGGATGCGCTACCGGCGACTTCTCCAACTATTCCGGGCCGATCATATTTATCCAGAACATGCGAAACCCACTCTCGGAGTCGGGCATCTTCTGCAATTGCATCGGACTCACCATCCCAG TCGAGCTGGAGGATCTTCCGAAGTACGCTTCCTGCGGCTTGATGAGGTTCAAAATGACGATGTTCCGTGACACGACCTATCG ATTGCTCACGGAGAACCAAAAAATGGAGCTGCACAACCAGGCGCTCAAGTATCTGAAGCAGTACACGAAGCGTTGCCTGTCTTGCGGAGAGGGCCAGTTCGCGAAATTGTTGGGGAAAGTCTCGAAACGGGAAGACAGAGTGAGAAGGCCAACCGTGATCGAGGAAATGTTCGGTAGCGTGGAGTTCGAGACCATGCACGACGTTAAAGAAACAGAGAACG TGAACAGCAGGAGGTGGCTCTCCTGCCTGGACATGTTCAAAAGCGTCGAAAGAAGCCCGACAGTCACGTTCTCCGATACGGATTTCAGTGGTTGCCAGTGCGATCTGATATTAATGACAGTGTACACCCAAATGCTGGACCACTGTCGCGGTATCG GGAAAATTGAAATGACGATGACCGCCATTTTGGAGTTCGCGGAGATCTGCCTGGTGAACTCCAACATACCCCAAGCTCGGAAACTGTTGGTAGAAAGCGAGGAGATTCTAAAACAG CTCTTCCAAAAGACAGAGGACGAAATAGTCCTGCTGCCCTACCTTCACTCCAAGATTCAAACCCTGCAAGGACAGTGTTACCTCGAAAGCGGCTCGCTGTTCGAAGCGGAGAACATCCTGATGACGGCGTTGAACAATTTGGGCTACAAATTCCCGAAAATTGAGATGATGATCGACATAAAGTCGATCGAGGAGCTGCTCAAACTGAGATGGAGATTGAAACGTTGGGACCAACCGGAAGTCCTCGACGATCGCCTTATCCCGGAAGGCAGTATCACCGAAACTGTGGACTACATCGAACAGTTGGCGGAATGCTTGGCGCAGATGTTTGATCTGTTCAGG ATCAAAGGTATGAAGAAGCACGCGCGTCTGGCAGCTATCTGGGGCTTGAACACCGCGTTGAAGACCAAAGGGAACTTTGTCGTGTTGAGCACGTCTTACGCCAACATGTTAATCACGGCGCACATGTATCAGGACAG GTCTATTATACCATCTTTGGAGGAGAAGAGCCTCGACATTTGCAGACAAAGCAGAGACGCTATCGAAGCCCAGGAATTGAACATGATCGCCCAGCTTTACGCGGGAATATTTTTCTCCAGATGGGTGAACGGGCAAATCACGAAGGCGATAAAAATCGGCTTCATCTGCTGTAGAATGGCCGCCACGATCGGATCCACGTTCCTGAAGCTGCTGATCATGCCTCGTTTGACTCATCTACTTATGCTTTCCTGTCGCCATTCGGAGGCAATCTGCCAGTTAAGAGAACTGG AGTTCGAGTCCATCAACGATCAAGACAAATCTGGTCGCACATGGTACTACGCGCTTTGCGCCGATCTACAATTGGACACTGGAATCGCGCTTCTACCCTTCAAAACTTGCGAACAGTACTATCTTCGGGAAGGCGAGTCGATCATCAGCCTACACGACCCTGAAGCGGAAAGACGGTACTTCATCTCCATGTGGCTGTG GTGTATCAGAACAGAACAATGGGAGGCTTCTAAAATCTGGGAAAGGCAAAGCGTGACCGAAAGACCGATCATGGACGAGCATATAGTAGCAGCTACTATTACTGCCTTGAAGAGACTCGAGGGTTCACTTATTCTTTACG TGCACAAATTAAACAGCAGGAACACCGATGCATCGACTACTCTGTCGCAGATAAAAGGCATGTTCAGAGAGATGAAGATGATAACTAAGATTGTTAAAATCACAATTCCCAG ATGCTTGCTGTTGAAAGCGTATTATTATATGATCAAATTTCAAAAAAAGATAGCGATGAAGCTGCTGAAACGATTGAAAAGAATCTGTCTGAAGGTCGAGAACGAAATGATCTACGCGTGGGCACTCCATCTCGAGAAG GTATGGTCTGGTAGTTTGTCTCCGGTAAAAGAAGATAGATGGAAAGAAGTTGAAGAGAAAAAATTGCAAGCGTGGCCTGAGATCAATGCAAGTGAACCTACCATGTTGAACTTCACGTTTCCCTTACCAAATGATCCGAATTGA